In a single window of the Centropristis striata isolate RG_2023a ecotype Rhode Island chromosome 18, C.striata_1.0, whole genome shotgun sequence genome:
- the rdh14b gene encoding retinol dehydrogenase 14b: MSAAVIVAAVVGGGVLLLMRRLFPRQKAVALLRYPADAMRGKTVIVTGANCGIGKALAGELLKLRARVIMACRDQRSAEEAAKDIQKEAGAEQGQVVIKHLDLASLTSVRRFCREIQEEESKIDVLINNAGLYQCPYTKTEDGFEMQLGVNHLGHFLLTHLLLDLLKASAPSRVVVVSSKLYKNGQINFDDLNSENMYNKAFCYSQSKLANLLFTLELARQLEGTGVTVNALTPGIVRTRLGRHIQIPFLAKPLFYLASLAFFKSPLEGAQTPLYLACSSEVEGVSGKCFANCEEEELMAKATDEQAAKKLWDISRRMVGLAD; encoded by the exons ATGTCCGCTGCGGTGATAGTAGCCGCTGTAGTCGGCGGAGGGGTGCTGCTCCTTATGCGCCGTTTGTTCCCCCGGCAGAAAGCGGTGGCGCTGCTCCGGTACCCGGCCGACGCTATGCGGGGAAAGACGGTAATTGTGACCGGGGCTAACTGTGGGATAGGGAAGGCCCTGGCCGGGGAGCTGCTGAAGCTCCGTGCCCGGGTCATCATGGCGTGTCGGGACCAGCGCAGCGCCGAGGAGGCGGCGAAGGACATCCAGAAAGAAGCGGGAGCAGAGCAGGGACAGGTGGTCATCAAACACCTGGACCTGGCTTCTCTCACATCAGTCCGCAGGTTCTGTAGGGAAATTCAAGAG GAGGAATCCAAGATCGACGTGCTCATCAATAACGCCGGGCTCTATCAGTGTCCCTACACGAAAACGGAGGACGGTTTTGAGATGCAGCTGGGCGTGAATCACCTGGGTCACTTCCTCCTCACTCACCTCCTCCTGGACCTCCTGAAGGCCTCCGCCCCGAGCCGCGTCGTCGTCGTTTCCTCCAAGCTCTACAAGAACGGCCAAATCAACTTCGACGACCTGAACAGTGAGAATATGTACAACAAAGCCTTCTGCTACAGTCAGAGCAAGCTGGCCAACCTGCTGTTCACGCTGGAGCTGGCCCGTCAGCTGGAGGGCACGGGGGTCACGGTCAACGCCCTCACCCCGGGCATCGTGAGGACCAGACTCGGCAGGCACATTCAAATCCCTTTCCTGGCGAAGCCGCTGTTCTACCTCGCCTCGCTGGCCTTTTTTAAGAGTCCGCTGGAGGGGGCGCAGACCCCTCTCTATCTGGCCTGCTCCTCTGAGGTGGAGGGAGTGTCGGGGAAGTGTTTCGCTaactgtgaggaggaggagctgatggCTAAAGCTACGGACGAGCAGGCCGCCAAGAAACTGTGGGACATAAGCAGGAGGATGGTCGGACTCGCCGACTGA